Genomic DNA from Streptomyces sp. PCS3-D2:
CCGGGCCCTGCTGCCCTGACGGGCGGACACGTCGAAGGGCGGTGCCCCTCGTGAGAGGGGCACCGCCCTTTCGCTGTGGGCCCGGTGGGACTCGAACCCACGACACACCGGACCTAAACCGGCGCCCTCTGGCCAGCTGGGGTACGGACCCGTGCGACCACCTTACTGGTCGTCGGCGGCAGTCCGTTGCGAAGGGACGTCCTTCCGCGGCCGCTCGGCGAGGGGCGGAGTCCGGCTGTGGCGCGACGGGCCCAACTGCCGAAGCTTCGGCGGGCGGTTGTCCGGCCTTCCGCCGCCGACGTGGTCGACCTCGTCACGCGGTGGGGTGCCGTTCCCCTGCGGCCCGCTCCGGGAGGACGGGGCTCAGATGCCCAGGTCCTTGATGATCTTGGCTACGTGGCCCGTCGCCTTCACGTTGTAGAAGGCGTGCTCGACCTTGCCCTCCTCGTCCACGATCACCGTGGAGCGGATGACGCCCGTGACCGTCTTGCCGTACAGCTTCTTCTCGCCGAACGCCCCGTACGCCGCCAGCGTCTCCTTCTCCGGGTCGCCGACCAGGGTGACCTTCAGGTGCTCCTTCTCGCGGAACTTCGCCAGCTTCTCCGGCTTGTCCGGGGAGACGCCGATGACGTCGTAGCCGGCCGAGGCCAGGACGTCCAGGTTGTCCGTGAAGTCGCACGCCTGCTTCGTGCAGCCCGGCGTCAGGGCCGCCGGGTAGAAGTACACGATGACCTTGCGGCCCTTGTGGTCGGCGAGCGAGACCTCGTTGCCGTCCGCGTCGGGCAGGGTGAAGGCGGGGGCGGTGTCGCCCGGCTGGAGTCGCTCGCTCATCTCACAGTCTCCTCGGAAGGGGAACGGTACGTCACGAGACTAAGCTGACAGACTGTTCACGGCGGACCACGCCCCCACACGATGACGACCACGACGACGGAGGCAGCGCGGTGTCGGAAGCCAGGACCCCCGCACAGATCGAGGCGGATATCGTCCGCCGCCGCGAGCAGCTCGCCGAGACGCTCGACGAGATCGGCGTGCGCGTACACCCGAAGACGATCATCGGGGACGCGCGGGCCCGGGCGGCCTCGACCGTCGACCAGACCGCGGGCCGTGCCGTCGCCGCGGTGAACCGCCTCGTGACGGACCTGCGCGAAGGTCTGCGCCACGAGGACGGCAGCCCGCGCATCGAGCGCGTCGTGCCCGTCGCGCTGCTCGCGGTCGGCGTGGTCGGCCTGCTCGTGGTCTCGGCGCGCCGCAAGCGCGGATGACCCTGGACGGTACGGGACCGGTGAGGACAGGTAGGTTCGGGGCGTGAGCGACAACACCACCCACGACAAACTGCCCATCCGCATGCTCCACGACCGCGTGCTCGTGAAGTCCGACCTGCCCGAGGGCGAGCGGCGTTCCGGCGGCGGCATCCTGATCCCGGCGACGGCCGCCGTGGGCAAGCGGCTGGCCTGGGCCGAGGTCGTCGCGGTCGGGCAGAACGTACGGACCGTCGAGCCCGGGGACCGGGTGCTCTACGACCCCGAGGACCGGGCCGAGGTCGAGGTGCGCGGGGCGACGTACGTGCTGATGCGCGAGCGGGACCTGCACGCCGTGGCCGCGGAGCGGCTGGAGGGGTCGGAGGACTCCACCGGGCTGTACCTCTGATCCGACGCACGGCGGAAGGGCCGGTGGCCGAGGCCACCGGCCCTTCCGCCGTCTTTTGCTACGGTGGGGGAGAACCCGACGAGACGCGCCGTACCGGGTAGGAAAAGACGACGCACCCCGTACCGCTCGACGTCTCGGAGGTGCCGTCATGGCCTGGGTTCTTCTTCTTGTCGCCGGTCTGCTCGAAGTCGGCTGGTCGATCGGCATGAAGTTCACCGAGGGCTTCACCCGGTTGTGGCCCAGCGTGTTCACGGGCGCCGGGATCGTGGCCAGCATGGTGCTGCTGTCGTACGCCGCGAAGACCCTGCCCATCGGCACGGCGTACGGGGTGTGGGTGGGCATCGGGGCCGCCGGTGCGGCCGTGCTCGGTATGGCGGTGCTGGGTGAGCCCGTCACCGCCGCCCGGATCTTCTTCATCTGTCTGCTGCTGGTCGCCGTGGTGGGGCTGAAGGCGACCTCGGGCCACTGACCCCGGCCGCCCAGGTCACTCCCCGGTCCTGCGGTCACTCCTCGGTCACTCCAGGAACGCGGACGGCGGGCGGGGGCCTCCGATCGTCCCGCCGCCGTCCCAGCCGCCCCCGCTTGCGCCGGTGCCCGTTCCGCCCCGGGGGCCGGAGGTGGTGGCGCCCTCGTCGTCCCGGCCGGTGCCGCCGCCGTCCTGGCCGCCCTGGGTGCGGCCTCCGGTGTCCCGGCCCCCCTGGGCCTGGCCGCCGTTGTCGCGGCCCCCGCCGTCCTGGCCGCCGTTGTCCCGGCCGCCCTGGGTGCGGCCCCCGTCGCCCTGGCCGCCGTTGTCCTGGCCGCCGGACGGCGGGGTGGGCTGCTGGGACGGGGACGGGGTGTCCTCGCCGGGCGTCTCCCGCGGGGACTCCGGCTGCCAGGAGGGCGGCGGGGGCTGCGCGGCGCCCGGCTGGAGGTCGAGTTCGAAGTCGACGGGGTCGGTGCCCTCCAGCGCGCTCTTGGTGTACGCGGCCCAGATGCGGGCCGGGTAGCCGCCACCGCCGATGCGGGGCTCGCCGAGGGCCCCGTAGAGCGACTCCAGACTGCCGGTGTCCGGGTCCTGGCCCATCATCGCGACCACGGTGACCAGGTTCGGGGTGTAGGCCGCGAACCAGGCCGAGCGGTCCAGCTCGGCCGTGCCGGTCTTGCCCGCGGCCGGGTGTCCGGCGGCGAGGGCTGCCGTACCGGTGCCGTTGTCCACAACGCTGACCAGCATGGACGTGGTGGTGTCGGCGGCTTCGCGGCTGATGGCCTGAACGGGGGTGCGCTCCGGCAGGGGGACCGTGTCGTCGCCCTTGGCGATCTCCTCCAGGAAGGTGTAGGGGGTGCGCCGGCCGTGGTCGGCGAGGGTGGCGTACGCCTGGGTCATGTCGAGGACGCTGGCCTGGAGGGTGCCCAGTGCCATGGCCGGGCCGACCACGAAGTTCGGCGTGTCCTCGGGGATGCCGAGGTCGATGGCCGTCTTCTTGACCCTGGCGGTGCCGACGTCGACGGCCATCTGGGCGTACACGGCGTTCACCGAGAGGTCGGTGGCGGTGCTGACCGTGATGTTGCCGTAGGAGATCTGGCCCTCGTTCTCCGGCGCGAAGCGGATCCGGCCGCCGACGACGGGGCGCTTGTTGTCGCCGTTGTAGACGGTGTGGGGGGTGATCCTGCGGCCGTCCTGGGTGCGGGAGTCGTTCTCCACCGCGGCCGCGAAGACGAACGGCTTGAAGGTGGAGGCGACCTGGTAGTCGTGCCGGGTCGCGTTGTTCACGTACTGCCTGGTGTAGTCGAGCCCGCCGTACAGGGCGACGACCTTGCCGGTGGCCGGGTCGATGGAGACCCCGCCGGCCCGCACCACCCGGTCCGCCGGGTGCGCCTCGGGATCGAGCTTGCCGAGCATCCGGTCCTCCACGGCCTCGACGAAGTCGGCTTGGAGGCGCCGGTCGATCGTGGTGGTGATCCGGTAGCCGCCCTCGGCGAGGGTCTTGTCGTCGAGGATCTCGCGGTTGAGGATGAACTCCTTGACCGCTTCGACGAGATAGCCGCGCTGGCCGGACAGTCCCGCGGCGGCCCGGACCTTGCCGGGCTCGGGGAACTGCGTGGTCGCGCGTTCGGCACTGCTGAGCCAGCCCTTGGTGACCATGCCGTCGAGGACGTAGTTCCAGCGGGCGAGGGCGCGGGCACGGCTCTGCGGGTGGGAGACGACGTCGAAGGCGCTGGGGGAGTTGAGCAGGGTCGCGAGGTAGGCGCCTTCGGCGGTGGTGAGGCGGCCGACCTCCTTGCCGTAGTACGCCTGGGAGGCGGCCTGGATGCCGTAGGCGTTGCGGCCGAAGTAGCTGGTGTTCAGGTAGCCCTCGAGGATGTAGGCCTTGGACTTCTCGCGACCGAGTTTGATCGCGATGAAGAACTCCTTGGCCTTGCGTTTGATCGTCTGCTCCTGGCCCAAGTAGTAGTTCTTGACGTACTGCTGGGTGATCGTCGACCCGGACTGGGTGCCCTTGCCGGTGGCCGTGTTCCAGGCGGCCCGGACCATCGCCTTGGGGTCCACGGCCCGCTCGGAGTAGAAGTCCCGGTCCTCCGCGGCCAGTACGGCCTCCTGGACGGTTCGCGGGATCTGTGAGAGGGCCACGTTGACCCGGTTGACCTCGCCGTCGCGGGCGAGCTGGGAGCCGTCGGAGTAGAGGTAGACGTTCGACTGCGCGGTCGCGGCGGCATTGGCCGGAGGGATGTCGACCAGTAGGTAACCGGCCACGAGTCCGCCGCCGATCAGGAGGGCGAGGAGCAGTACCGCGCCGAGGACCATGCGCCAGGTGGGCAGCAGGCGGCGCCATCCGGTCCGCCCGCGGCGGGCTTTCCCGCCCGGTCCGCCGCCCGGCCCGGGAGGCCGCGTCCCGGGCCGCGTCCGCCCGCGGGCCGACTGCCGGGCCCGCGGGTCGAGGGCGCCGGGCGGGGTGTCCGGGTCTCGAGGGGTCCAGCCCGCGGGTGGTGACTGGTCGCTCATCTCCAGGACTCCTCGACGCTGTACGAAATATCCACTTCTGTACCTCATGGTGTCTACCCGATGGCCGGTGACCACCGCCCCGGACGGGGGTAAATCGGTCGCGTGGCTCGCCCCTCCGCACTAAGCTCACGCGCTTTGGCCGACCTGGCCGACCTGGCCGACGTAGGAACGACGCGGAAAACGGAGGGGATACGGTGCGCCAGAGAGTGCGCCTCTACGCGGCGGTCGCGGCCGGCGGTTTCCGCCGCTACGCCACCTACGGGACGGCGACCGCCGCGGGCGTGTTCACCAACACCGTGTTCGGGTTCATCGTCGCGTTCACGTACATCGCCCTGTGGGACCAGCGCCCGGGGCTGGGCGGCTACGACCAGGCGCAGGCCCTGGCCTTCGTCTGGGTGAGCCAATCGCTGCTGGCCGCGGGAGCCCTGATCGGCGGCGGCTTTCAGGAGGAGCTCCAGGAGCGGGTCCGCACGGGCGACATCGCCGTCGACCTCTACCGGCCCGCGGACCTCCAGATGTGGTGGCTCGCGGCCGACCTGGGCCGTGCCGCCTTCCAACTGCTGGGGCGCGGGCTGGTGCCGCTCGCGGCGGGGGCGCTGGCCTTCCGGCTGGCGCTGCCCCCGGATCCGTGGCGCTGGCTGCTGTTCCTGGCCTCCGTCGGGCTCGGGCTGGTGGTGAGCTTCGCGGTGCGCTACCTGATGGGGCTGCTGGCGTTCTGGCTGCTGGACGGTTCCGGGATCAACCTGATGATGACCGTCGTCTCGATCTTCTGCTCGGGGATGCTGCTGCCGCTGACCGTCCTGCCCGGGGCCTTCGGTGCGTTCGTGCGCATGCTGCCCTGGTCGGCGATGCTCCAGGTCCCGATGGACGTGCTGCTGGGGGTGAACTCGGGGGCCGGGTACGCGGCCGGCGCGCTGGGCTTCCAGATCTGCTGGGTCCTCGTACTGCTGGGCGCCGGGCGGCTGTTGCAGGCGGCGGCGACGCGGAAGGTGGTGGTCCAGGGTGGCTGAGGTCACGGGTGCTGCGGGGCCTGCGGGGCCTGCCGGGGCTGCCGGGGCTGCCGGGGCTGCGGGGGCGGTACGGGAGCGGGAGCACGCGGACCTGGTGGCGCCCCGGGTGCGCGGCCGGGTCCGGGAGGGGCTGCGCGGCTACGGCCTGATCGTCGCCATGTGGATGCGGGCGACCATGACGTACCGGATGTCCTTCGTCCTGTCGACGCTGGGCAATGCGGCGATCACGATGCTGGACTTCGCGGCGATCTCCATCATGTTCTCGCACGTGGACGTCCTCGGCGGCTTCACCCTGCCCGAGATCGCCCTGCTGTACGGGTCCTGCTCGGCGTCCCTGGGGCTCGCCGACCTGCTGCTGGGCAGCACCGACCGGATCGGCGCCCGGATTCGCGACGGTTCGCTCGACACCATGCTGGTGCGGCCCGTCCCGCTGCTCGCGCAGGTCGCGGCCGATCGTTTCGCGCTGCGCCGACTGGGTCGGATCGCGCAGGGGCTGGGGGTGCTGGGCTGGGCGCTGTCGTCGCTGGACGTGGACTGGACGGTCGGGAAGGTGCTGCTGATGCCGGTGATGCTGCTGGCGGGCGCGGCGATCTTCGCTGCGGTGATGGTGGCCGGAGCCGCCTTCCAGTTCATCGCCGGGGACGCGGCGGAGGTCCAGAACTCCTTCACCTACGGCGGCTGCACGATGCTGCAGTACCCGCCGACGGTCTTCGCGACGGAGCTGCTGCGCGGGGTGACCTTCGTCGTCCCGCTGGCCTTCGTCAACTGGCTGCCCGCGCTGTACGTGCTGGGGCGGCCCGATCCGCTGGGGCTGCCGGAGTGGGCCGCGTTCCTGAGCCCACTGGTGGCCGTGGCGGTGTTCGTGCCCGCGTCGCTGGCCTGGCGCGCGGGAGTTCGTTCGTACCGGAGCACGGGGAGCTGAGCCGTGGGTGACGATGCGCTGATCTCGCTGGACGGGGTCGAGAAGGTCTTCGACGTACGGCGCCGGGTGGGTCTGCTGCGCCGGGAGAAACGCCGGGTCAGGGCGGTGGACGGCATCAGTTTCGCGGTCGCGCGGGGCGAGATGGTCGGCTACATCGGGCCCAACGGGGCCGGGAAGTCCACCACGATCAAGATGCTGACCGGGATCCTCACGCCGAGCGGCGGACGGCTGCGGGTCGCGGGCATCGACCCGGCGCGGGAGCGGGTCCGACTCGCACAGCGGATCGGGGTGGTGTTCGGGCAGCGCACCACGCTGTGGTGGGACCTGCCGCTGAAGGACTCGTACCGGCTGATGCGGCGGATGTACCGGGTGCCGAGGGCGCGGTTCGAGGAGAACCTGGACCGGTGCGTGGACCGCCTCGACCTGGCGGAGCTGCTGGACGTCCCGGTACGCCAGCTGTCGCTCGGGCAGCGCATGCGCGGGGACATCGCCGCGGCGCTGCTGCACGATCCGGACGTGCTGTACCTGGACGAGCCGACGATCGGGCTCGACGTGGTGAGCAAGGCCAAGGTGCGGGGCTTCCTGCGGCAGTTGAACGCGGAGCGCGGCACCACCGTGCTGCTGACCACGCACGACCTGCAGGACATCGAGCAGCTCTGCGAGCGGGTGATGGTGATCGACCACGGGCGGCTGATGTACGACGGGGCCCTGGACGGCCTGCACGCGGCGGGTTCGGCGGGTTCGGCGGGGGAGAGCGAGCGGATGCTGGTGGTGGACCTGGAGCGGGAGCTGGCGCCGATCAGTGTGCCGGGGGCGCGGGTGGTGAAGGTGGAGGGTCCCCGGCAGTGGCTGGCGTTCCCGGCGGGCACGTCGGCCGCGCCGCTGGTGTCGGCGGTGGCGGCCCGGTACCCGATGGTGGACCTGTCGGTGCGGGAGCCGGACATCGAGGACGTGATCGCGAAGATGTACGCCGGGCGGGGCTGACCGGGGCGCAGGTCGGGGGCGGGTCAGGGATGGTTCAGGGGAGAGTCGGGGGCGGCCTCAGGGCCCCGGGCCATACAACTCCCGCGCGCCGGTGCATAGTCTGGTGCACATGAGTGACGAGCGGCCGGAGAAGCCGTTGCCGGAGTTGAGGGCGTCGGATGCCGACCGGGACCGGGTGGTGGAGCGCCTTCGGGACGCCGTCGCCGAGGGTCGGCTCGACATGGAGGAGTTCGAGGAGCGGCTGGAGGCGGCGTACAAGTCCCGTACGTACGCGGAGCTGGAACCGCTGACGGCGGATCTGCCGGCGGTCGCGGGGCAGGCCGCGCCGGCCCCGGTCCCGTCCGCATCGGCGCCGGCGGCCGGCGCGCCCTGGCCGGGCCGGATCGGCGGTACGGGCTCGTCGGCGCTGGCGGTCGCGGTGATGTCGGGCTTCCAGCGCAAGGGCCGCTGGACGGTCCCGCCCCGCTTCGATGCGGTGGCCTTCTGGGGCGGCGGCGAACTGGACCTGCGCGAGGCGGACTTCGCGCAGCGCGAGGTGGTGATCAACTGCGTCGCGGTCATGGGCGGCATCGAGATCACGGTGCCGCCGGGGGTGGACGTGGACGTCCGGGGCTTCGGCTTCATGGGCGCCTTCGACCAGCGCGACAGCCCGGGCCCGACCCACCCGGGCGCTCCGCGGGTGGTGGTGACGGGCTTCGCGTTCTGGGGCGGTGTCGAAGTCAAGATCAAGAAGCCCAAGCGTCCCTTGGGCGGCCCGTCCCTCCGCAAGGAGCTCTGAGCTTCCGGGGAGGCCGTCCCCGCGGTCGGTGGTTCGGCCGGAGCGTCCGCCCGCGCGGCACGCCGCGGGGGCGGGAGGGGCGCGCCCGCAGGGCGAGCGAGCATCGCCCCGTACGGGCCGTTCCGGCCGTAGGTGCGAGCCGAGGAGGCACCCCGCGCGGGGCGCCACCGCGCGCCGGATCCTGTGCGGGCCGCTGCTTCCACCCGGCTCCCGCCGCGTCCCCGGCAGGGGCGGGCACGAGAGGCCGGGCGGACCGGGACCGTCTCCCCCGCGGGGGCGGTACGGCGGGTCGGGCCCACTCGGGCCCGCTCCCGCAGGAGCGGACGGGCGGTCCGGTCCGGACGGGGACCGTCAGCCCCGCGGGGGCGGCCCGGCGCGTCCGGACCGGGACCGTCACCCTCGCGGGGCGGAGAGCCGGGCCCGGGCCGCCCGGACCGCTGCCCCCGCGGGAGCGGAAGGGCGTGGCGGGAACTCCGCCGCCCTCTCAGGAGTCGGATGCTATGCAGACAAACCGGCACGCCCCCGGGGAAGGCAGGAGCACGTGGACAACCGCAGCACAACCGGCGACGGCGCCGGCGGCGCAGCCGCCGGTACGGCCGGCGGCACCGCCCCGCCACCACCACTGCCGCCCTCGTCCCCCGCCCGCGGAGCATTCGTGTTCAACGCCGCCGACGAGGAGCGCCGCCGCGGCGTCCGCCGGATGAAGGCCACCGCGACCGGCCTCCTGCTCCTGGTCGCGCTGGTGTACGTACTGGCCACGTACGCCCAGCACGCCTGGGGCGCCGGTGGCTGGGCCGGCTACGTCGCCGCGGCTGCGGAAGCCGGCATGGTCGGCGCGCTCGCGGACTGGTTCGCCGTCACCGCCCTCTTCAAGCGGCCGCTCGGCCTACCCATCCCGCACACCGCGATCATCCCGACCAAGAAGGACCAGCTCGGCGTCACCCTGGGCGAGTTCGTCGGCGAGAACTTCCTCTCCGCCGACGTGGTCCGGGCCCGCCTCCACGCCCTCGGCATCGGCGGCCGCCTCGGTGCCTGGCTGGCCGAGCCCGCGCACGCCGACCGGGTCACGGCCGAACTGGCCACGGCCCTGCGCGGCGCACTGACCGTCCTGCGGGACTCCGACGTGCAGGCAGTGGTCGGCGAGGCCATCACCCGGCGGGCCGAGTCCGCCGAGATCGCGCCGGGCATCGGCAAGACCCTGCAGAAGATCGTCTCGGACGGCGGTCACCGCCGCGCCGTCGACCTCGTCTGCGCCAAGGCGCACGACTGGCTGATCACCCACGGAGACTCGATCACGGACGCCGTCCAGGGCGGAGCCCCCGGCTGGACCCCCCGGTTCGTCGACCGCAAGGTCGGCGAGCGCGTCTACAAGGAGCTGCTCCGCTTCGTCACGGAGATGCGGGACATGCCCGAGCATCCGGCGCGCGCGGCGGTCGACCGCTTCCTGCGTGATTTCGCGGCCGACCTGCAGTCGGACACGGCGACGCGCGCCAAGGTGGAACGCCTCAAGTCCGAGATCCTGGCCCGCGACGAGGTCCAGGACGTCATCGCCTCCGCCTGGTCCGCGATCCGCTCGATGATCATCTCGGCGGCGGAGGACGAGCAGAGCGAGCTGCGTCTGAGGGTCCGCGCCTCGCTGATCTCCCTGGGCGCGCGCCTGGCCACCGACGGTCGCCTCCAGGCGAAGGTGGAGGGCTGGATCGAGGGTGCGGTCGTCTACGTGGTCACCACCTACCGGGCGGAGATCACCTCGCTGATCACCGACACGGTGGCGGCCTGGGACGCCGAGCACACCTCCCGCAAGATCGAGGCCCACATCGGCCGCGACCTGCAGTTCATCCGCATCAACGGCACGGTGGTCGGCGCCCTGGCGGGCCTGCTGATCTACACGGTCTCCCGCGCCTTCGGCGCCTAGCGCGGCGACCTCGGAGCGCCGCGGATGCCGCGAAGCGCGAGGGCCGCACCGCCGGTCAGCGCGGTGCCGGTCCCGGCGAGCGGGTCCGCGGTGGGCGGGGCGGCGTACAGCACGGCGGACAGGGCCTGCTGCCGGGCATCGGGCGGGCCGGTCTGTGGCAGGTACACGCCCGGTAGGAGCCGCTGCCCGGGGCCTCCGCGGCGGCTGCGGCCGCTGATGGTGGCGGCCGGGACGCCGGCCTGCCGGAGCTGGTGGTGGGTGGTCGTGTTCAGCCGGCGTCGGGCGAAACGCGTGTTCATGGCCCCGGTATGCCCGGTCGCGGGCGGTCGACGCTCAGGCCGAGGGGTGGTTCGGGGCGAGGAAGACGGCGACCGCGTTCCGCGTGCCGGGCAGCGGTTTCACCTCGTGCCAGCCGAGCCGGTGGTAGGTGGCCACGGTGTCGGTGGCCACCCGGGAGGTCAGCAGCCAGGCCCGCTCGGCGGGGGCGTCGGCGGTGATCTCCGCCAGCAGGGCGCGCCCGGTGCCGTGGCCGCGCGCGTGCGGGCGTACGGCGAGTTCGTCGATCTCCAGGGCGCCGATGAGGAGCTCGCGGACGCGCTGTCGGCCGAGCTGCGCGGCGACCTGCCCGTAGGCGCGGTCCGTGGGGAAGGCGCGGGGGGTCAGCCAGGCCGTGGCGAACCCGTCGACGCCGAGGGGCGACTGTGCAAAGGCGGTGCGGAAGCCGGTGCGCCGGCTGTCCGCCTGGAGCCGTACGGCGAACTGGCGAATGGTTTCTTCATTTTCGTTCCACGGCGGCGCCGAGAAGACCTCGCCGTAGACGTCGGCCAGTTCGTCCACCAGGTCGAGGACGGCCGGTCCATAGCAGATCACGTGTGCAGCTCCTTGGGCCGGCTTGGGCGGCTTGGGTCGTATCGCCCCTGTCGAAGGCCGAATCTACGCCTGGGGTGTTCCCCGGTCGGGAGGTCCACAGATCCGGAGGGTGTGCGACAAATCCGACTTCCGTACGGTGTCGTGGGCCACCCGTATCGGCCCGCCCGGCCCGGCGTTGAGCCCGGCGTGCGCAACAACCTCCTGAGCAGGGCACTGATGGGTCTCGCCGCCTGCGCGGTGGCGTTCTTCGTGGTCCTGGGCGTCGTGGCCGTACTGCCGCGGTCCCTCCAGGACGCGCTGCCCGACGGCGTCCTGGGCGGGGCGGCCGTCGTGCTGGCGGTGGCGGCTGCGCGCCGGTTCGCCCGCCGGGCGCGTTAGCCTCGTCCGGTGACGTTCGAACGGCTGGAGGTCCCCGCCATGGAGCAGTTCCCCACATCGGTCGTAGCCGCAGGCGGCCTCGTCGGAGGGTACGCCGCAGCCCGCTGGACCGGCAGGCGGCCGCTCGGCGGTGTGGTTCTCGCGGCGGCCGGCACCGTCGCCGCGCGCGAGTGGCACCGCCGCACGTCGCCGAC
This window encodes:
- a CDS encoding DUF3618 domain-containing protein, with protein sequence MSEARTPAQIEADIVRRREQLAETLDEIGVRVHPKTIIGDARARAASTVDQTAGRAVAAVNRLVTDLREGLRHEDGSPRIERVVPVALLAVGVVGLLVVSARRKRG
- the bcp gene encoding thioredoxin-dependent thiol peroxidase; its protein translation is MSERLQPGDTAPAFTLPDADGNEVSLADHKGRKVIVYFYPAALTPGCTKQACDFTDNLDVLASAGYDVIGVSPDKPEKLAKFREKEHLKVTLVGDPEKETLAAYGAFGEKKLYGKTVTGVIRSTVIVDEEGKVEHAFYNVKATGHVAKIIKDLGI
- a CDS encoding ATP-binding cassette domain-containing protein, with product MGDDALISLDGVEKVFDVRRRVGLLRREKRRVRAVDGISFAVARGEMVGYIGPNGAGKSTTIKMLTGILTPSGGRLRVAGIDPARERVRLAQRIGVVFGQRTTLWWDLPLKDSYRLMRRMYRVPRARFEENLDRCVDRLDLAELLDVPVRQLSLGQRMRGDIAAALLHDPDVLYLDEPTIGLDVVSKAKVRGFLRQLNAERGTTVLLTTHDLQDIEQLCERVMVIDHGRLMYDGALDGLHAAGSAGSAGESERMLVVDLERELAPISVPGARVVKVEGPRQWLAFPAGTSAAPLVSAVAARYPMVDLSVREPDIEDVIAKMYAGRG
- a CDS encoding DUF1707 domain-containing protein; its protein translation is MSDERPEKPLPELRASDADRDRVVERLRDAVAEGRLDMEEFEERLEAAYKSRTYAELEPLTADLPAVAGQAAPAPVPSASAPAAGAPWPGRIGGTGSSALAVAVMSGFQRKGRWTVPPRFDAVAFWGGGELDLREADFAQREVVINCVAVMGGIEITVPPGVDVDVRGFGFMGAFDQRDSPGPTHPGAPRVVVTGFAFWGGVEVKIKKPKRPLGGPSLRKEL
- a CDS encoding multidrug efflux SMR transporter, producing the protein MAWVLLLVAGLLEVGWSIGMKFTEGFTRLWPSVFTGAGIVASMVLLSYAAKTLPIGTAYGVWVGIGAAGAAVLGMAVLGEPVTAARIFFICLLLVAVVGLKATSGH
- a CDS encoding transglycosylase domain-containing protein, which gives rise to MSDQSPPAGWTPRDPDTPPGALDPRARQSARGRTRPGTRPPGPGGGPGGKARRGRTGWRRLLPTWRMVLGAVLLLALLIGGGLVAGYLLVDIPPANAAATAQSNVYLYSDGSQLARDGEVNRVNVALSQIPRTVQEAVLAAEDRDFYSERAVDPKAMVRAAWNTATGKGTQSGSTITQQYVKNYYLGQEQTIKRKAKEFFIAIKLGREKSKAYILEGYLNTSYFGRNAYGIQAASQAYYGKEVGRLTTAEGAYLATLLNSPSAFDVVSHPQSRARALARWNYVLDGMVTKGWLSSAERATTQFPEPGKVRAAAGLSGQRGYLVEAVKEFILNREILDDKTLAEGGYRITTTIDRRLQADFVEAVEDRMLGKLDPEAHPADRVVRAGGVSIDPATGKVVALYGGLDYTRQYVNNATRHDYQVASTFKPFVFAAAVENDSRTQDGRRITPHTVYNGDNKRPVVGGRIRFAPENEGQISYGNITVSTATDLSVNAVYAQMAVDVGTARVKKTAIDLGIPEDTPNFVVGPAMALGTLQASVLDMTQAYATLADHGRRTPYTFLEEIAKGDDTVPLPERTPVQAISREAADTTTSMLVSVVDNGTGTAALAAGHPAAGKTGTAELDRSAWFAAYTPNLVTVVAMMGQDPDTGSLESLYGALGEPRIGGGGYPARIWAAYTKSALEGTDPVDFELDLQPGAAQPPPPSWQPESPRETPGEDTPSPSQQPTPPSGGQDNGGQGDGGRTQGGRDNGGQDGGGRDNGGQAQGGRDTGGRTQGGQDGGGTGRDDEGATTSGPRGGTGTGASGGGWDGGGTIGGPRPPSAFLE
- a CDS encoding ABC transporter permease, encoding MAEVTGAAGPAGPAGAAGAAGAAGAVREREHADLVAPRVRGRVREGLRGYGLIVAMWMRATMTYRMSFVLSTLGNAAITMLDFAAISIMFSHVDVLGGFTLPEIALLYGSCSASLGLADLLLGSTDRIGARIRDGSLDTMLVRPVPLLAQVAADRFALRRLGRIAQGLGVLGWALSSLDVDWTVGKVLLMPVMLLAGAAIFAAVMVAGAAFQFIAGDAAEVQNSFTYGGCTMLQYPPTVFATELLRGVTFVVPLAFVNWLPALYVLGRPDPLGLPEWAAFLSPLVAVAVFVPASLAWRAGVRSYRSTGS
- a CDS encoding ABC-2 family transporter protein, which produces MRLYAAVAAGGFRRYATYGTATAAGVFTNTVFGFIVAFTYIALWDQRPGLGGYDQAQALAFVWVSQSLLAAGALIGGGFQEELQERVRTGDIAVDLYRPADLQMWWLAADLGRAAFQLLGRGLVPLAAGALAFRLALPPDPWRWLLFLASVGLGLVVSFAVRYLMGLLAFWLLDGSGINLMMTVVSIFCSGMLLPLTVLPGAFGAFVRMLPWSAMLQVPMDVLLGVNSGAGYAAGALGFQICWVLVLLGAGRLLQAAATRKVVVQGG
- a CDS encoding DUF445 domain-containing protein, whose product is MDNRSTTGDGAGGAAAGTAGGTAPPPPLPPSSPARGAFVFNAADEERRRGVRRMKATATGLLLLVALVYVLATYAQHAWGAGGWAGYVAAAAEAGMVGALADWFAVTALFKRPLGLPIPHTAIIPTKKDQLGVTLGEFVGENFLSADVVRARLHALGIGGRLGAWLAEPAHADRVTAELATALRGALTVLRDSDVQAVVGEAITRRAESAEIAPGIGKTLQKIVSDGGHRRAVDLVCAKAHDWLITHGDSITDAVQGGAPGWTPRFVDRKVGERVYKELLRFVTEMRDMPEHPARAAVDRFLRDFAADLQSDTATRAKVERLKSEILARDEVQDVIASAWSAIRSMIISAAEDEQSELRLRVRASLISLGARLATDGRLQAKVEGWIEGAVVYVVTTYRAEITSLITDTVAAWDAEHTSRKIEAHIGRDLQFIRINGTVVGALAGLLIYTVSRAFGA
- a CDS encoding co-chaperone GroES, with translation MSDNTTHDKLPIRMLHDRVLVKSDLPEGERRSGGGILIPATAAVGKRLAWAEVVAVGQNVRTVEPGDRVLYDPEDRAEVEVRGATYVLMRERDLHAVAAERLEGSEDSTGLYL
- a CDS encoding N-acetyltransferase, with translation MICYGPAVLDLVDELADVYGEVFSAPPWNENEETIRQFAVRLQADSRRTGFRTAFAQSPLGVDGFATAWLTPRAFPTDRAYGQVAAQLGRQRVRELLIGALEIDELAVRPHARGHGTGRALLAEITADAPAERAWLLTSRVATDTVATYHRLGWHEVKPLPGTRNAVAVFLAPNHPSA